Proteins from one Desulfonema limicola genomic window:
- a CDS encoding response regulator codes for MPDKYKILIVDDVPKNIQVVASILQNQGYSMAFAQDGHTALEQVGSNAFDLILLDIMMPGMDGFEVCRQLRKKPGNKDVPVLFLTAKTETESIVNGFEAGAMDYVIKPVNEAELLARVKTHLELYRSRKELIEINQRLNEEIKERKIVEYRFRSMYENAVQGMFQSTFSGRITSLNPAYARILGYDSPDEVLNIDNVADVFYDTPRIALT; via the coding sequence ATGCCAGATAAATATAAGATATTGATTGTAGATGATGTACCCAAAAATATACAGGTGGTTGCCAGTATATTGCAGAATCAGGGATATTCAATGGCTTTTGCCCAGGACGGGCATACAGCCCTTGAACAGGTTGGATCCAATGCATTTGACTTAATCCTTTTGGATATAATGATGCCGGGCATGGATGGATTTGAGGTTTGCAGGCAGTTAAGAAAAAAACCGGGCAATAAGGATGTTCCAGTGTTGTTTCTCACAGCAAAAACAGAAACAGAAAGCATTGTCAATGGATTTGAAGCCGGGGCTATGGATTATGTTATCAAGCCTGTTAATGAAGCAGAACTGCTTGCACGGGTAAAAACCCATCTTGAACTCTATCGTTCCAGAAAAGAACTTATAGAAATTAATCAGCGTTTAAATGAGGAAATTAAAGAGCGCAAAATTGTGGAATACAGGTTTAGAAGCATGTATGAAAATGCAGTTCAGGGCATGTTTCAAAGTACATTTTCAGGCAGGATTACAAGTCTTAATCCTGCTTATGCGCGTATTCTGGGTTATGATTCTCCAGATGAGGTTCTTAATATTGATAATGTTGCAGATGTATTTTACGATACCCCCAGGATCGCATTGACATGA
- a CDS encoding ATP-binding protein produces MEKYPFSIKQKLILITLFTSGITLLLASIAFVTTDIISFRQNLIKDISTLAQVAGMNSEGALVFDDRYTAERHLAAFKANPGIVFACIFRQDGNVFASYLAPDTETKINPPKLQGNSHYFDNDYLYLFQQIMVEKEIIGTIFIQHDLKNMKEQLKRYLIIVGIIIFFGFLVALVLSSLLQRIISEPILKLAQTARKISQEKDYSIRVNRRTWDEIGILINGFNEMLQEIQSQEKELHEHREHLEDLVIERTAALQETNAALLQAKENAETANRAKSEFLANMSHEIRTPMNAVLGFTELLFSQITDEKQKNYLESIRSSGKNLLALINDILDLSKIEARKLELQYEPVNLGSIFTEIENVFSLKIKEKELEFIMDISPDMPESLLLDEVRLRQVIFNLIGNAVKFTEKGYIKLSADLIKKQDQENMIDLIMSVEDTGIGIPAGSHDKIFEAFKQQDGQNTKKYGGTGLGLTITKRLIEMMGGAISVQSKINKGSCFEIVLHNVSCGTAPVKAQPYNISDQQDEIEFEPAVILVVDDIKANRSLVKAFFQDTSIRFIDAANGEQAVLAARKEKPDLILMDIRMPVMDGCDATSHIRKDDEIKNIPIIALTASGMKSDLERIMNCGFDGLLTKPFKKEDLIRKLSHFIKYKQDENKKSESEDSKTLDETDNNFEVSDEFMQNLPELLEKLEKEFNPLWESARQSGFFDDIAEFGNQISELGRESSYKILEKYGKDLNSRVSSFDIEKINMTLDAYPKIIEKLKKEYSERNQEKDNAR; encoded by the coding sequence ATGGAAAAATATCCCTTTTCTATCAAACAAAAACTTATTCTTATTACACTTTTTACAAGTGGCATAACCCTGCTGCTGGCATCAATTGCTTTTGTAACCACTGACATTATTTCATTTCGTCAAAATCTGATAAAAGATATTTCCACCCTGGCACAGGTTGCAGGAATGAACAGCGAAGGTGCCCTTGTTTTTGACGATAGATATACGGCTGAAAGACATCTGGCTGCATTTAAAGCTAATCCAGGTATTGTATTTGCCTGTATTTTCAGGCAGGATGGAAATGTTTTTGCATCTTACCTGGCACCTGATACGGAAACTAAAATAAATCCTCCAAAACTTCAGGGCAACAGCCATTATTTTGATAATGATTATCTATATTTGTTTCAGCAGATCATGGTGGAAAAGGAAATAATAGGAACCATATTTATTCAGCATGATCTGAAAAATATGAAAGAGCAGTTAAAAAGATATCTGATTATTGTGGGGATTATTATCTTTTTTGGTTTTTTAGTTGCTCTTGTTTTATCTTCACTGCTCCAGCGGATTATCTCTGAACCTATTTTAAAGCTGGCTCAAACAGCCAGGAAAATATCCCAGGAAAAAGATTATTCCATAAGAGTAAACAGGCGTACCTGGGATGAAATAGGGATTCTTATTAACGGGTTTAATGAGATGCTTCAAGAAATCCAGTCCCAGGAAAAAGAACTGCATGAACACCGGGAACATCTTGAGGATCTGGTAATTGAAAGAACCGCAGCATTACAAGAAACCAATGCAGCATTGCTCCAGGCAAAAGAGAATGCTGAAACTGCCAACCGTGCAAAAAGCGAGTTCCTGGCAAATATGTCCCATGAAATTCGTACCCCCATGAATGCAGTGCTTGGCTTTACTGAATTACTTTTTTCCCAGATAACAGATGAAAAACAAAAAAATTATCTTGAGTCTATAAGATCCAGCGGAAAAAATCTCCTGGCTTTGATAAATGATATCCTGGATCTGTCTAAAATTGAAGCAAGAAAACTGGAACTTCAATATGAGCCAGTCAACCTGGGTTCAATTTTTACAGAAATTGAGAATGTTTTTTCTCTGAAAATTAAAGAAAAAGAGCTTGAATTTATAATGGATATAAGTCCTGATATGCCTGAAAGCCTGCTTTTGGATGAAGTCCGCCTGCGCCAGGTTATATTTAATTTAATTGGAAATGCTGTTAAGTTTACTGAAAAAGGCTATATTAAGTTATCTGCTGATCTTATAAAAAAACAAGACCAGGAAAATATGATAGATTTAATTATGTCTGTGGAAGATACAGGTATTGGCATTCCAGCAGGCTCACATGACAAGATATTTGAAGCTTTTAAACAGCAGGACGGGCAAAATACAAAAAAATACGGGGGTACCGGCTTAGGACTTACTATTACCAAAAGACTGATAGAAATGATGGGCGGTGCCATAAGTGTTCAAAGCAAGATTAACAAAGGAAGCTGTTTTGAAATTGTTTTGCACAATGTTTCATGCGGTACTGCTCCTGTTAAAGCACAGCCTTATAATATATCTGACCAGCAGGATGAAATAGAATTTGAACCTGCAGTTATTTTAGTTGTTGATGATATAAAAGCCAACCGCAGCCTGGTTAAAGCATTTTTCCAGGATACTTCTATCCGGTTTATTGATGCTGCAAATGGAGAGCAGGCAGTGCTGGCAGCCCGTAAGGAAAAACCTGATTTAATTTTAATGGATATAAGAATGCCTGTAATGGACGGCTGTGATGCTACATCACATATTCGTAAAGACGATGAAATAAAAAATATACCAATAATTGCATTAACAGCCTCAGGAATGAAGTCTGATTTGGAAAGAATTATGAACTGCGGATTTGACGGGCTTTTGACAAAACCTTTTAAAAAAGAAGATTTAATCAGGAAATTATCCCATTTTATCAAATACAAACAAGATGAAAATAAAAAGTCTGAATCAGAAGATTCTAAAACTCTGGACGAAACTGACAATAATTTTGAGGTATCTGATGAATTTATGCAAAACCTTCCTGAACTGCTTGAAAAGCTGGAAAAAGAATTTAATCCTTTATGGGAATCTGCACGCCAGAGCGGATTTTTTGACGATATTGCTGAATTTGGAAACCAGATAAGCGAACTTGGCAGGGAATCTTCCTATAAAATTCTTGAAAAATACGGTAAGGATTTAAATTCACGGGTAAGCAGTTTTGATATAGAAAAAATCAACATGACTTTGGATGCTTATCCTAAGATAATTGAAAAATTAAAAAAAGAATACAGTGAAAGAAATCAGGAGAAAGATAATGCCAGATAA
- a CDS encoding YfiR family protein, giving the protein MIRKNYINLILMIIFLIPVSVNTCKAQPSAGSEYQVKSGFIYHFARFTQWPSREGENETSPFIICIASTYPETDSLFSLEKKVLRQRRFVVKKYESKADIETCHILFIASDDKNYILKKIDDSRGHNILTIGEEKEFAEMGGIISFFVEQKRLRFAVNLKAAKLAGLKFSAQLLMSAELIREEP; this is encoded by the coding sequence ATGATAAGAAAAAATTATATAAATCTGATTTTAATGATAATATTTTTGATACCCGTGTCAGTCAATACCTGTAAAGCCCAGCCGTCAGCAGGAAGTGAATACCAGGTAAAATCAGGCTTTATTTACCATTTTGCAAGATTTACCCAATGGCCCTCAAGAGAGGGTGAAAATGAAACCAGCCCATTTATTATCTGCATTGCATCCACTTATCCTGAAACAGACAGCCTTTTTTCTCTTGAAAAAAAGGTGTTAAGACAACGCAGGTTTGTTGTTAAAAAATATGAGTCAAAAGCTGATATTGAAACATGCCATATACTTTTTATTGCTTCAGATGATAAAAACTATATATTAAAAAAGATTGATGATTCCAGAGGACATAATATCTTGACTATAGGGGAAGAAAAAGAATTTGCCGAAATGGGCGGTATTATCAGTTTTTTTGTTGAACAAAAACGGCTCCGTTTTGCTGTAAACCTGAAAGCTGCTAAATTGGCTGGTTTAAAGTTCAGCGCGCAGCTGCTGATGTCAGCGGAACTTATTCGTGAGGAGCCATAA
- a CDS encoding TonB-dependent receptor plug domain-containing protein: MINYRNFSNYLFYKKICPVFIVVFFIQAVFLFTFTCQAVSCNNPENNIDFTEFSLEELKNIKITSASKKPEKVSKTAAAVFVISNEDICRSGATSIPEILRMVPGVQVARISATEWAVNMRDVNQLFANKLLVLMDGRSIYNHVFSGVFWDIHDTVIEDIERIEVIRGPGAALWGANAVNGVINIITKRADKTQGGLFSAIGGNEEGSGTLRYGGSFASAGYYRIYTKYFNRGQLFENNRNIKNDPSKGDWRSGRTGFRIDWEPDTRENILSFQGEAYDSQFQTDVGKISLETPYFQTTREISRSKGGHILGRWQYLISNTSDSVLQFYFDFMDKDFEAGNVKASIFDIDFQHQFSLFEGHKLLWGINWRMIIDSFKDSIDISIDPETNEQYLYSFFIQDKIELIPEYLTLSIGSKFEHNDYTGTEIQPDVRLSWTPLNNHAFWGSVSRAVRVPSRFEHDAVFNEQVIEPDSQVQIPTIIKRIGSKNLDAESLTAYELGYSFQPQSGAFSNLWINIAGFYHDYDNLVSLKQRPVYLDNDPVYHQVSLLEYQNNLRGESYGLEVSALWHVIPDWQLQCSYTFLEAKTEDNYKENEEDTQRIFVKGANPENQISVRSSFDIHRQVELDLWLRYVGSLSNHDVDDYTALDARISWKPIPLLKVSLAGQNLLEKHHFEYSSLAIERSFYFKLEWFF, encoded by the coding sequence ATGATAAATTATAGAAACTTCAGCAATTATTTGTTTTATAAAAAAATATGCCCTGTTTTCATTGTAGTATTTTTTATCCAGGCAGTATTTTTATTTACCTTTACCTGCCAGGCTGTAAGCTGCAATAACCCTGAGAACAATATTGATTTTACTGAATTCAGCCTGGAAGAGTTAAAAAATATAAAAATAACCTCAGCGTCAAAAAAACCGGAAAAGGTTTCCAAAACTGCTGCTGCGGTTTTTGTGATTTCAAATGAGGATATCTGCCGTTCAGGAGCAACCAGCATTCCAGAGATTCTGCGTATGGTTCCAGGAGTCCAGGTTGCCAGAATTTCTGCAACTGAATGGGCTGTTAATATGCGGGATGTTAATCAATTATTTGCAAATAAACTTCTGGTGCTTATGGATGGCAGAAGTATATATAATCATGTTTTTTCAGGTGTTTTCTGGGATATCCATGATACTGTCATAGAAGATATAGAACGTATTGAGGTGATACGCGGCCCTGGAGCTGCTCTCTGGGGAGCAAATGCAGTCAACGGGGTTATCAATATTATTACCAAACGTGCAGATAAAACCCAGGGGGGATTATTTTCAGCTATTGGCGGAAACGAGGAAGGCTCAGGTACATTACGTTATGGCGGTTCTTTTGCCAGTGCAGGGTATTACCGCATATATACAAAATATTTTAACAGAGGACAATTATTTGAAAATAACAGAAACATCAAAAATGATCCTTCAAAAGGAGACTGGCGGTCAGGCCGTACAGGATTCCGCATAGACTGGGAACCTGATACAAGAGAAAATATTCTAAGTTTTCAGGGAGAAGCCTATGACAGCCAGTTCCAGACTGATGTGGGAAAGATATCATTGGAAACTCCTTATTTTCAAACCACCAGGGAAATTTCAAGATCAAAAGGAGGGCATATTCTAGGCCGCTGGCAGTATTTAATATCAAATACATCGGACAGTGTGCTGCAGTTTTATTTTGATTTTATGGATAAAGATTTTGAAGCAGGAAATGTTAAAGCAAGTATTTTTGATATTGATTTTCAGCACCAGTTTTCCTTGTTTGAAGGTCATAAATTACTCTGGGGCATTAACTGGCGCATGATTATTGACAGTTTTAAAGACAGTATTGACATCAGCATAGACCCTGAAACCAATGAACAATATCTATACAGCTTTTTTATACAGGATAAAATAGAATTAATACCTGAATATCTTACCCTGAGCATTGGGTCAAAATTTGAGCATAATGATTATACCGGCACAGAGATTCAGCCTGATGTCAGGCTTTCCTGGACTCCTTTAAATAATCATGCTTTTTGGGGATCTGTTTCAAGGGCAGTGAGAGTTCCTTCACGGTTTGAACATGATGCTGTTTTTAACGAACAAGTAATAGAACCTGATTCTCAGGTACAGATACCTACAATCATTAAACGCATAGGCAGTAAAAACCTGGACGCAGAATCTCTTACAGCCTATGAACTTGGATATAGTTTTCAGCCTCAGTCTGGTGCATTCAGCAATCTATGGATTAATATTGCAGGATTTTACCATGATTATGATAATCTTGTTTCACTTAAACAAAGGCCGGTGTATCTGGATAATGACCCTGTTTATCATCAGGTTTCCTTATTGGAATATCAAAACAATCTAAGAGGCGAATCATATGGGCTTGAGGTTTCAGCTTTATGGCATGTAATTCCAGACTGGCAGCTACAATGTTCTTATACATTTTTAGAAGCAAAAACAGAAGATAATTATAAAGAAAATGAAGAAGACACCCAGAGAATTTTTGTGAAAGGAGCTAATCCTGAAAATCAAATCTCGGTACGTTCTTCTTTTGATATACACAGGCAGGTTGAACTTGATTTATGGCTCAGGTATGTAGGCAGTCTTTCAAACCATGATGTGGATGATTATACAGCACTGGATGCAAGGATAAGCTGGAAACCAATACCTTTGTTAAAAGTATCGCTGGCAGGTCAAAATCTTCTTGAAAAACACCATTTTGAATACTCATCACTGGCAATTGAACGCAGTTTTTATTTCAAGCTTGAATGGTTTTTTTAG
- a CDS encoding Crp/Fnr family transcriptional regulator, which translates to MKNKIEFSKVKIFSDIDSHSEDMLKAIFTPQLRKKNEFLIFYGQEVPGIFILAEGRVTVLGQDKKTPLAILEKDAIFGEMSFLEAGLTASANIVVSSETAEVLFCSKDIFIKHLLKYPQLYNAFYKGAAILIADRLRRASKIITKGYQFVASVLEDSEFDFKLGRTRSILNETGNNIVSQLCEVLPLLDKFIEDFPGDTEKIVEIKNKIYSVAFAEGQNFDRLEQQLDHILYHFANLKIIINGGTPLELKGDTTLFSEEPQTDFLIF; encoded by the coding sequence ATGAAAAATAAGATTGAATTCAGCAAAGTGAAGATATTTTCCGATATTGACAGTCATTCAGAAGATATGCTCAAGGCAATTTTCACACCTCAGCTTAGAAAAAAAAATGAATTTTTGATTTTTTATGGTCAAGAAGTGCCTGGTATTTTCATTCTGGCTGAAGGCAGGGTAACAGTTTTAGGCCAGGATAAAAAAACACCCCTTGCCATACTTGAAAAGGATGCTATTTTTGGAGAAATGTCTTTTCTGGAAGCAGGACTGACTGCCTCTGCAAATATTGTTGTTTCAAGTGAAACTGCTGAAGTGTTATTTTGCAGTAAAGATATATTTATTAAACATTTGTTAAAATATCCCCAATTATATAATGCTTTTTACAAAGGTGCTGCAATTCTTATTGCAGACAGGCTGCGAAGGGCAAGTAAAATTATTACCAAAGGTTATCAATTTGTTGCCAGTGTACTGGAGGATTCTGAATTTGATTTCAAACTTGGCAGAACACGGTCAATACTCAATGAAACCGGTAATAATATTGTTTCCCAGCTTTGCGAAGTGCTGCCCCTTTTAGATAAATTTATTGAAGACTTTCCAGGTGATACAGAAAAAATCGTGGAAATTAAAAATAAAATTTACTCTGTAGCCTTTGCAGAAGGACAAAATTTTGACAGGCTGGAACAGCAGTTAGATCATATTTTATATCATTTTGCCAATCTTAAAATTATTATCAACGGGGGCACTCCACTGGAGTTAAAAGGAGATACAACATTATTCAGCGAAGAACCCCAGACTGATTTTTTAATCTTTTAA
- a CDS encoding PD-(D/E)XK nuclease family protein, whose product MENTFTNQAAVKSWLIQELPAILEENTDIQKTIVRISRKRFADKNQTDDRFERMFEELKKDREENNKKWEEQNRESKKKWEENNKKWEENNKKLDEYMRKSDERFDAMLQEIRNIRTKHESSIGALGSRWGIAAESSFRNALKAILENRFDVQVLNITEFDNTGFVFGHPDQIELDIIIKNGEIIICEIKSSMSRSDVYTFHRKVQFYEKKHNCKVTTMMVISPMVDNYALKVADKLGIEVYSFSEDVRL is encoded by the coding sequence ATGGAAAATACATTCACAAATCAGGCAGCAGTAAAATCATGGCTAATACAGGAACTCCCTGCTATTCTTGAAGAAAACACAGATATTCAAAAAACAATTGTTCGTATTTCCAGAAAAAGGTTTGCAGACAAAAATCAGACTGACGACCGGTTTGAGCGTATGTTTGAAGAATTGAAAAAAGACAGGGAGGAAAATAATAAAAAATGGGAAGAGCAAAACAGGGAAAGCAAAAAAAAGTGGGAGGAAAATAATAAAAAGTGGGAGGAAAATAATAAAAAGCTTGATGAATATATGCGTAAGTCAGATGAACGGTTTGATGCAATGCTCCAGGAAATCAGGAATATCCGCACCAAGCATGAAAGTTCCATTGGTGCTTTAGGGTCAAGATGGGGAATTGCTGCCGAGTCTTCTTTTCGCAATGCACTTAAAGCTATCCTGGAAAACCGGTTTGATGTGCAGGTTTTAAATATTACTGAATTTGATAATACAGGCTTTGTATTTGGGCATCCAGATCAGATAGAACTTGATATTATTATTAAAAATGGCGAAATAATCATATGTGAAATTAAATCCTCCATGAGCAGGTCTGATGTTTATACCTTTCATAGAAAAGTGCAGTTTTATGAAAAAAAACACAACTGCAAAGTAACAACAATGATGGTCATTTCTCCAATGGTGGATAATTATGCACTCAAGGTTGCTGATAAACTTGGAATAGAGGTGTATTCATTTTCAGAAGATGTCAGGCTTTAG
- the ligA gene encoding NAD-dependent DNA ligase LigA, whose translation MKQRLKYIILFILFLPAGVLSLDHDNAEKKIKYLSTEIARHNYLYYVLGQPEISNQEYDRLYNELVRLEKRFPGLVLPDSPTHRAGSKLENIFPLVSHPLPMLSLDKSYTVSDLVSWAVNIQEITKKKIFFMAEEKIDGTAIELFYENGVLVKAATRGDGQSGYDITANARTIKTLPLKLDKPVSIIVRGEVFIRKSRIKNSGNEEDYDTGSLRNMAAGALRKHCSRETAKIPLDLFIFEAVSGVPGKDMDHGKILEWLKNLGFPINSHNQIINHIKDIAGFIDKTAVNRDILDYEIDGIVLKVLDRKIRNRLGNTSRFPRWAMAFKFESLQAVTNLENIIVQISRLGRATPVAILKPVKIGNSIISRASLNNQDYINDLGLGIGDKIRLVRKGDVIPVIEDVLEKNSSSTWIMPVNCPFCNTRLENIGEHVFCPNYDCYEQVLGRLVWFAQKMKIKYLGPALIKSLIKQNKIHNPEDFYSLSSDDLKHLKGFGSHKIQQFKTSLEKSKDHPFETIILALGIQGLGRHNIMILKNAGYNSADMIISSDMEKLAEIKGIGRETARKIIKGFNPDIQKTIQALKKNGLRL comes from the coding sequence ATGAAACAAAGACTTAAATATATAATTTTATTTATTTTATTCCTGCCGGCAGGTGTATTGTCCCTGGATCACGACAATGCTGAAAAAAAGATTAAATATCTGAGTACAGAGATTGCCCGGCACAATTACCTGTATTATGTCCTGGGACAGCCGGAGATTTCAAACCAGGAATATGACCGGCTCTATAACGAGCTTGTCAGGCTTGAAAAGCGTTTTCCCGGCCTGGTTCTTCCTGACAGCCCGACACACCGTGCCGGTTCAAAGCTGGAAAATATCTTTCCCCTGGTTTCTCATCCGCTTCCCATGCTCAGTCTGGATAAATCTTATACTGTAAGTGATCTTGTTTCATGGGCTGTGAACATACAGGAAATAACAAAAAAAAAGATTTTCTTTATGGCTGAGGAAAAAATTGACGGAACTGCCATTGAATTATTTTATGAAAATGGAGTTCTGGTCAAAGCTGCTACAAGGGGAGACGGGCAGTCAGGATATGACATAACTGCCAATGCCAGGACAATAAAGACCCTTCCTCTTAAACTTGATAAACCGGTTTCAATTATTGTGCGGGGTGAGGTGTTTATCAGAAAGTCCAGAATTAAAAATTCAGGCAATGAAGAAGATTATGACACTGGAAGCTTAAGAAATATGGCAGCAGGAGCATTGAGAAAACACTGCAGCAGAGAAACCGCAAAGATTCCTCTGGATCTTTTCATATTTGAAGCAGTTTCAGGAGTTCCTGGTAAAGATATGGATCATGGAAAAATTCTGGAATGGCTTAAAAATCTAGGATTTCCCATTAATTCCCATAATCAAATTATAAATCATATTAAGGATATAGCTGGTTTTATTGATAAAACTGCTGTAAACCGAGATATTTTAGATTATGAGATTGACGGAATCGTGCTAAAGGTTTTGGATAGAAAAATAAGAAATCGTCTTGGAAACACCAGCCGGTTTCCCAGGTGGGCAATGGCATTTAAATTTGAGTCTTTACAGGCTGTTACAAATCTTGAAAACATAATAGTTCAAATCAGCAGACTGGGACGGGCAACCCCTGTTGCCATATTAAAACCAGTGAAAATAGGTAATTCTATTATTTCCCGCGCCAGTCTTAATAATCAGGATTATATAAATGATCTTGGGCTGGGAATCGGAGACAAAATCAGGCTTGTGCGTAAAGGAGATGTTATTCCTGTAATTGAGGATGTTCTTGAAAAGAACAGTTCTTCCACATGGATTATGCCTGTCAACTGCCCTTTTTGCAATACCAGGCTTGAAAACATTGGAGAACATGTATTTTGTCCGAATTATGATTGTTATGAACAGGTACTGGGACGACTGGTATGGTTTGCCCAAAAGATGAAGATTAAATATTTAGGCCCTGCACTTATCAAATCACTTATAAAACAAAATAAAATCCACAATCCTGAAGATTTTTATTCTCTCAGCTCTGATGACCTGAAACATTTAAAAGGTTTTGGCAGTCATAAAATCCAACAATTCAAAACCAGCCTGGAAAAAAGCAAAGATCATCCTTTTGAAACCATTATTCTTGCTTTGGGGATTCAAGGACTTGGCAGGCATAATATCATGATTTTAAAAAATGCAGGCTACAATTCTGCTGATATGATTATAAGCTCAGATATGGAAAAACTTGCAGAGATTAAAGGAATTGGCAGGGAAACCGCAAGGAAAATTATTAAAGGATTTAATCCAGACATACAAAAGACAATTCAAGCTTTAAAAAAAAACGGGTTAAGGCTTTAG
- the waaF gene encoding lipopolysaccharide heptosyltransferase II, which yields MNKIKTKNINRILIRAANWVGDAVMSLPMISSVRKNFPNAQIYILAKPWTAPIFENNPDIDHIIIYHAGTKHKGIWGLLRLCRELRRYRFDLAVLIPNAFSSALLSLLAGIPNRLGYNTDGRTLLLTHPVCMKPEHKKRHHIDYYMGILEGASLHIFSSKLNLMISVQERINTEHILKNSGVSNFSRIIGINPGAAFGSAKRWFPDRYARLCLKLQSIYPDLTVLVFGGPGEKELGESICRIIKNKSINLCGKTTLRQAAALIEKCRLFITNDSGLMHIAAALDIPQIAVFGPTNHTTTSPASSNSHIIKVPTPCSPCLKQECPLGHHECMKAVSIEMVFEKARNLKIFN from the coding sequence ATGAATAAAATAAAAACCAAAAACATAAACCGCATACTCATCAGGGCTGCCAACTGGGTTGGAGATGCTGTTATGAGCCTGCCTATGATCAGCTCTGTGAGAAAAAATTTTCCCAATGCTCAAATTTACATACTTGCTAAACCCTGGACAGCTCCCATATTTGAAAATAATCCTGATATTGATCATATCATTATTTATCATGCCGGAACAAAGCACAAAGGCATTTGGGGTCTGCTCAGGCTGTGCCGGGAATTGCGCCGGTATAGATTTGATCTTGCAGTTTTAATACCCAATGCTTTTTCATCAGCATTACTCTCACTGCTTGCAGGCATTCCAAACCGTCTTGGATACAATACTGACGGCAGGACTTTACTGCTTACCCATCCTGTCTGTATGAAACCAGAACATAAAAAACGCCATCATATTGACTATTATATGGGAATACTTGAAGGCGCATCTCTGCATATATTCAGCAGCAAACTAAATCTTATGATTTCTGTTCAGGAGCGCATAAATACAGAACATATATTAAAAAACTCAGGGGTTTCAAACTTCAGCAGGATAATAGGAATAAATCCAGGTGCTGCATTTGGTTCTGCAAAACGCTGGTTTCCCGACAGATATGCCCGGCTCTGTCTTAAACTTCAAAGCATTTACCCTGACCTGACCGTACTTGTTTTTGGAGGCCCTGGTGAAAAAGAGCTTGGGGAAAGCATATGCAGAATTATTAAAAACAAATCTATTAATTTATGCGGAAAAACAACCCTGCGCCAGGCTGCCGCACTTATTGAAAAATGCAGGCTTTTTATTACCAATGACTCCGGCCTGATGCACATTGCAGCAGCTCTGGACATTCCACAGATAGCTGTTTTCGGCCCTACAAACCATACAACAACATCCCCGGCTTCCTCAAACAGCCATATAATAAAAGTCCCAACACCTTGCAGTCCCTGCCTGAAACAAGAATGTCCTCTGGGACATCATGAGTGCATGAAGGCAGTCAGCATTGAAATGGTTTTTGAAAAAGCCCGTAACCTTAAAATTTTCAATTAA